ATCCCCGAATGTACAAAGTACGGTATGATCTAATCTGGAAAAAGCAACGGCTCTGTCCAGATAATTATTCGGCGTCACGCAGACCGGACACCCCGGTCCAGAGATCAATTTTATGTTGTCTGGCAAAATGCTCTTGATTCCAGACCTGAAAATGGCAACCGTATGCGTCCCGCATACCTCCATCAGGGCAATATTTTTTTTGATCTTTCTGGCGGCATCTCTGATCTTTTCTGCCAGCATTTGAGTTATCTTCGAATTAGAAAATTCGTCTTGAAAGTTTCTATTCATTTCCAAATCCAGCAAGTTCCTCAAATAATTTCAAGGTTTCCAACGCATCTTCTGGCTCCATCTTTTGAATCGCAAAACCGGCATGCAAAATCACGTAGTCACCTTTTTTGACGTTTTCCAGAAGCTCTAAATTGATTTTCTTTTTGACCCCTTTGAACTCAGCAACCCCTTTATTTCCTTTTATCTGCACGATTTTTACCGGAACACCTAAACACATATTAGACCCTCTGATTGGCGATTATTGCCTGCCCTAACGAGATACCTCCATCATTTGGAGGAACCAGATGATGGGTGTAAACTCTGAACTTATTCTTATTTAAAAGCGCATAAGTCCTACTAAGCAGAAGCATATTCTGAAAAACCCCTCCTGATAGACAGATTGAATTCAGGTCATATTCTTTTCTTAATCTTGAACAGACTTCATTTATGATCTGAGCTATGGTATTATGAAATCTGGCGGAAATTTTTGATTTCCTCTGCTTTTTAATTAAGTCATTCACCACGCCTTTTATTATCAGATCTGGACGGATTAGGTACAAATCATTTTCCTTGATTATCTCATAGTCATATTTCCCTTTGATGTTTTCCTCTGCCCAGAACTCTAATTCAATTGCCGGCTGTCCTTCATAGTTGGTTTTCTCCCTGAAGTTCAAGAGGACTGAGACCGAATCGAAAAGTCTGCCTGCGCTGGAGGTCAAAAAAAGATTCACCTTCTGATCCAGCATTTTTCGTATAATTTCCCATCTCGAAAAGTCGATCTTCCTGACGAATTCTAAATTCAGGTTTAAAAAATCTTCCCCGTAACAGGCATAGAGATATGAAACCGCCATCATCCAGGGATTCTTTATAGCTGCCTCTCCCCCTGGCATAGGGACATATTTGAAATGAGCTATTCTCTGGAAACCTTGTAGATCCGCAAGGAGGAACTCTCCACCCCAAATATTTTCATCCTCACCATACCCGGTCCCGTCAAAGGCAACCCCGATCACTTTCTGGCTAATTTTATTTTCAGCCATACAACTGGCAATATGGGCATAGTGGTGTTGAACTGGAATCTTCCTGATATTCTGCAAAGATAAAGCATATTTGGTGGACAAATATTCAGGATGCATGTCGTAAGTCACAACTTCCGGCTTGACCGAGCAGAGCTTTTTGAACCTCTCTATTTCC
This is a stretch of genomic DNA from Candidatus Zixiibacteriota bacterium. It encodes these proteins:
- a CDS encoding HypC/HybG/HupF family hydrogenase formation chaperone, yielding MCLGVPVKIVQIKGNKGVAEFKGVKKKINLELLENVKKGDYVILHAGFAIQKMEPEDALETLKLFEELAGFGNE